In Aminobacterium sp. MB27-C1, a single genomic region encodes these proteins:
- a CDS encoding asparagine synthase-related protein, which translates to MSYTILKRYFPESVLKKLKQSQRCVVSFSGGVDSTVIVAAMASILSPKEVHAVMFRSFLHFPEEMERGRLYCLGLGTTLHQIPGPEIDVLEVMNNSRARCGFCKEARARELLDFAKKLDADLVLEGSNADDLKDSTRLGTKVLQKMPEIYSPLAKADLSKNEVRMLAKELGITWWNEAATACLATRFPEGHRLSAVECSKVARSEWALRQAGLPQVRVRVFGEMACVQVPVPLLKEALAKREEILGIITQEGYNHVMLDLQGYEWGRKWIKEKEIAGRTDSE; encoded by the coding sequence TTGAGTTATACCATCTTAAAAAGATATTTTCCCGAGAGTGTGCTAAAAAAGCTGAAACAGTCTCAACGATGCGTTGTTTCCTTTTCTGGCGGAGTTGACAGCACTGTAATTGTAGCTGCAATGGCCTCTATTCTTTCTCCTAAAGAAGTTCATGCCGTCATGTTCCGATCCTTTTTACATTTTCCCGAAGAGATGGAACGAGGACGATTATACTGTTTGGGTCTTGGCACAACCCTTCATCAAATTCCTGGTCCTGAAATTGATGTACTTGAGGTTATGAATAATAGCAGAGCTCGTTGTGGCTTTTGCAAAGAAGCCCGTGCAAGAGAACTTCTTGATTTCGCCAAAAAGCTTGATGCTGACCTTGTTTTAGAGGGCTCAAACGCTGACGATCTTAAGGATTCTACTCGTCTGGGAACAAAAGTGCTTCAAAAAATGCCTGAAATTTACTCACCTCTTGCAAAGGCTGACCTTTCTAAAAATGAAGTTCGGATGCTCGCGAAAGAATTGGGAATAACATGGTGGAACGAAGCAGCTACAGCGTGTCTTGCCACTCGATTTCCTGAGGGGCACCGTCTTTCCGCTGTGGAATGTTCGAAGGTCGCAAGATCTGAATGGGCCCTACGTCAGGCAGGCTTACCCCAAGTTCGTGTTCGGGTGTTCGGAGAAATGGCGTGTGTACAAGTACCCGTTCCTCTCTTGAAAGAAGCTCTTGCCAAAAGAGAAGAGATTCTGGGGATAATAACTCAAGAAGGATACAACCACGTTATGCTCGATCTTCAGGGGTATGAATGGGGCAGAAAGTGGATCAAAGAAAAAGAAATCGCAGGAAGGACGGACTCTGAATGA
- a CDS encoding AMP-binding protein, whose protein sequence is MTKRLEEIALAHLEKDRESGILWWNGSWITGDAILNAVQLCKKNLEEKGFTAGDRLVVFLPNSPLVLYLSLAVWVLGGTIVPLNSRTGKDSVLAMLDHIRPWGAVTASDTGVIAEALALSSYPWTVASLDGVIPSLEGKHIEKGDSDIAVIFATSGTTGDPKAVPLTHANLYDNTSKVQTTIEGFEQGKVLLNVLPNFHSLGYTICGLLPILWGLKEVIVSSFMPVRNFFNALRESETNVLIAVPSMLPFLLGAVSRGEILPSSLQYILTGGGALEPELEQRVRDTFGVIIYQGYGLTECSPVVSCNPNDSMRKEGTVGPALPGYSLDVRDEEGHSLPKGSEGVLWVKGPSVTSGYLKAPTLTEQRFSDGWFNTGDMVNLDEDGFITILDRVSDMLIVSGFNVFPQEIERVIKRHPDVKEAAVIGERHSVSGEIPVAFVIREENSGLSSAELTSFCKEQLAYYKIPRKIRFVRELPLSSVGKVLKRKLREQQEE, encoded by the coding sequence ATGACAAAACGCTTAGAAGAAATTGCTTTAGCCCATTTAGAAAAGGATAGAGAAAGTGGAATTCTTTGGTGGAATGGCTCCTGGATAACAGGAGATGCTATTTTGAATGCAGTACAGTTATGCAAAAAAAACCTGGAAGAAAAAGGATTTACAGCAGGAGATCGCCTTGTTGTTTTTCTTCCTAACTCACCCCTCGTCCTTTATCTTTCTCTAGCCGTATGGGTGCTTGGCGGAACGATCGTTCCATTAAACAGTCGCACGGGAAAAGATTCAGTTCTCGCTATGCTTGATCATATACGACCCTGGGGGGCTGTAACAGCAAGTGATACAGGTGTGATTGCCGAGGCCCTTGCCCTCTCTTCGTACCCTTGGACAGTTGCTTCCCTTGATGGGGTGATTCCTTCTCTTGAAGGCAAACATATTGAAAAGGGTGACTCTGACATTGCCGTAATTTTTGCCACATCAGGTACGACTGGCGATCCGAAAGCTGTTCCTCTTACCCATGCTAATCTTTATGACAATACATCGAAAGTCCAGACAACAATAGAAGGTTTTGAGCAGGGAAAGGTTTTATTAAACGTATTACCTAATTTCCACTCATTGGGATATACCATTTGTGGTTTGCTCCCTATATTATGGGGACTTAAAGAAGTTATTGTCTCTTCATTTATGCCTGTGCGTAACTTTTTCAATGCTCTTCGTGAATCTGAAACAAACGTTCTTATTGCAGTTCCATCCATGTTGCCTTTTCTTTTGGGGGCAGTCAGCAGAGGAGAAATTTTACCATCATCTCTCCAATATATACTGACAGGCGGTGGAGCTCTGGAACCAGAATTGGAACAACGTGTTCGCGATACCTTTGGCGTTATTATTTATCAAGGTTATGGGCTCACCGAGTGTTCTCCAGTGGTTTCGTGCAACCCTAACGACTCTATGAGAAAAGAAGGAACGGTAGGGCCGGCTCTGCCTGGTTACTCTCTCGATGTACGAGATGAAGAAGGGCATTCTCTTCCCAAAGGTTCGGAAGGTGTTCTTTGGGTTAAAGGACCATCAGTAACTTCGGGATACTTAAAAGCCCCAACTCTGACTGAACAACGTTTTTCCGATGGCTGGTTTAACACAGGAGACATGGTTAACCTTGATGAAGATGGTTTCATTACTATTCTCGACAGGGTGAGCGATATGCTTATCGTTAGTGGTTTCAATGTCTTTCCTCAGGAAATTGAGCGTGTTATCAAGCGTCATCCTGATGTGAAAGAAGCCGCTGTTATTGGAGAAAGGCACTCTGTAAGTGGTGAAATCCCGGTTGCTTTTGTTATTAGAGAGGAAAATAGCGGTCTTTCTTCTGCAGAACTTACTTCATTTTGTAAGGAACAATTGGCCTATTATAAAATTCCTCGAAAGATACGTTTTGTTCGAGAACTTCCACTTTCAAGTGTAGGTAAAGTCTTAAAGCGAAAATTGAGAGAACAACAAGAAGAATAA
- a CDS encoding NADP-dependent malic enzyme produces the protein MRKEEIYAKALSAHQESKGKVAITSKLPVESMADLAIAYTPGVAEPCREIERNPEAVYDVTSKGNMVAVVTDGSAVLGLGDIGPEAALPVMEGKAVLFKRFAGVDAFPICIKSQDPDEIVRTTALITPAFGGINLEDISAPRCFEIERRLKEICDIPVFHDDQHGTAVIVLAGLLNAFRLVKKKIEDVKIVMSGAGAAGMAICRFLLSAGAVNVILCDRSGAIYDGRPEHMNWAKEEIAKETNPNKEKGSLADVLKGADVFLGISAPGVLTTDMVKTMGKDAIIFAMANPTPEIYPDEAQAGGAAVIATGRSDFPNQINNCLGFPGIFRGTLDVRASTINEEMKLAASKAIAELISDDELTAERIIPEALDPRVAPAVAKAVAEAARKTGVARI, from the coding sequence ATGCGCAAAGAGGAAATTTACGCTAAAGCACTATCTGCCCATCAGGAATCCAAAGGGAAAGTTGCCATTACGAGCAAGCTTCCCGTAGAGAGCATGGCCGATCTGGCCATTGCCTATACTCCAGGAGTTGCCGAACCTTGCCGTGAAATAGAAAGGAATCCTGAAGCCGTCTATGACGTTACGTCAAAAGGGAATATGGTTGCCGTCGTTACCGATGGTTCTGCCGTTCTCGGACTCGGCGATATCGGACCTGAAGCAGCATTGCCCGTTATGGAGGGAAAAGCTGTTCTTTTCAAACGTTTTGCCGGAGTCGATGCCTTTCCTATCTGCATCAAATCACAGGACCCTGACGAAATTGTTCGGACTACAGCTCTTATTACACCAGCATTCGGTGGCATCAACCTTGAAGATATCTCTGCTCCTCGGTGTTTCGAGATTGAGCGACGCTTAAAAGAGATCTGCGATATCCCCGTTTTTCACGATGATCAGCATGGAACAGCCGTTATCGTTCTCGCCGGTCTCCTCAATGCCTTTAGATTGGTGAAGAAAAAGATAGAAGATGTGAAAATTGTTATGAGTGGTGCCGGAGCGGCGGGAATGGCTATTTGTCGTTTCCTTCTTTCTGCCGGGGCTGTGAATGTTATTTTGTGTGACCGTAGCGGCGCCATTTATGATGGCCGTCCGGAGCATATGAACTGGGCCAAGGAAGAGATCGCCAAAGAGACCAACCCCAACAAAGAGAAAGGTTCTCTTGCAGATGTTTTGAAAGGAGCCGACGTATTTCTCGGCATATCCGCGCCTGGAGTTCTCACCACTGACATGGTAAAGACAATGGGCAAAGATGCCATTATCTTTGCTATGGCCAATCCTACGCCTGAAATTTATCCTGATGAAGCTCAGGCTGGCGGTGCTGCTGTTATTGCTACAGGGAGAAGCGATTTCCCGAACCAGATCAACAACTGTCTTGGTTTCCCTGGCATTTTCAGAGGCACTCTTGATGTTCGCGCAAGCACAATCAACGAAGAGATGAAACTTGCTGCCAGTAAGGCTATCGCTGAGCTCATTTCTGATGATGAACTCACAGCTGAAAGAATTATTCCCGAAGCTCTCGATCCTCGCGTTGCTCCGGCTGTTGCCAAAGCTGTCGCAGAGGCAGCCAGAAAAACAGGTGTAGCTCGTATTTAA
- a CDS encoding sensor histidine kinase: MTWLKIRNKVFLISLFFLLLFLPSSAQGRDEIIFEHLSLEEGLSQTTVNTILKDHKGYLWFGTNGGLNRYDGYSFRVYRHEPFSSNSLSNNMVTSLYEDKNGIFWIGTFGGGLNRFDPSREIFQSYRYSKDASSPPDDLISHVIGDKKGYIWVGTFQNGLGCFDPERETWNIYLDDDSSGFSGEGVLNLYVDSKHQLWVGTNKALNFHTKRDTFIPYYAHSKEALPVTAITEGRKGFLWIGTASGKLYRFYPQEEKFEEVPLKEKGEDVSIHAISGLYEDIFEDVWIATDGGGLLRFDRATEEALVYRHEQNNPRALRDNKILSIHGDRKDTIFLGDLTGIVWLGTHSKGIEKFHLKRPFQRYNGKSFLLREVAGDNVYAIYKEGYDNLWIGTFGNGVKLISKEGETQHFLSDIDDEHSLASNRVFSIFQDKAGDIWIGTDRGLCRYNKVDSNFTTYENTLFPSSFGGSNKITTLLEDFKGTFWVGTSEGLYRFVRKAGLFEAIPWSADEASYLREDIISCLFEDSRHNLWIGTSNNGFFRINPVEGRVEHYVNDPLNSKSLPANRIFSIYEDREGVFWLGTDVGLCQFDETSKKFLLLTKEDGFRGDSIRGILEDNYRNLWISTNNGLSCYDIRMNTVRNYNLGDGLQAKEFNASATFKDSFGRMYFGGINGCNSFFSTDVWENSHVPPIVINEVLVMNKPVQPFWAAGGRRRVILNYSDKFLSIDFSALDYTHPESNQYRYKLEGLDRDWVNAGNRHFAYYTNLPPGEYTFRVVGSNNNGVWNQDGTELDIEVIPPLWKTPLAYTGYGFLLLALLWFIRKYLMNRQEKETEQRLRIVTERTNEQLRFINKKLEEARNHEETYRNQLRSLASALSMAEEKERRRIAEVVHDSIGQNLALTKIRLALLQEGINDDSQKDEVTAILSSLEESIKSTRTLTFELGSPILYRLGFAASVEWLAEKMQENYSLSILYENQGLPEEMSDDLKAFLFRALHELLLNVAKHSGADKAYVKTSYSGKMIRMTVCDEGRGFDTHNIDEGITNKQSFGLFSLRERLCSLGGYMIIKSKENKGVRITLFVPADSFNV, from the coding sequence GTGACGTGGCTCAAGATAAGAAATAAGGTTTTTCTCATAAGCCTTTTCTTTCTGTTGCTTTTTTTGCCTTCCTCTGCTCAAGGACGGGATGAGATTATTTTCGAACATCTCTCCCTTGAGGAGGGACTCTCGCAAACGACAGTAAATACTATTCTAAAAGACCATAAAGGGTATCTCTGGTTTGGAACAAATGGTGGCTTAAATCGCTATGACGGGTATAGTTTCAGGGTTTACCGTCATGAACCTTTTTCTTCAAATAGTCTCTCGAACAATATGGTCACGTCTCTTTATGAAGATAAAAATGGTATTTTCTGGATAGGAACATTTGGAGGGGGTCTTAATAGATTTGATCCCTCTCGAGAAATTTTTCAATCATATAGATACTCGAAAGATGCTTCTTCTCCACCTGACGATCTCATTTCTCATGTAATAGGAGATAAAAAGGGGTATATCTGGGTTGGTACGTTTCAGAATGGTCTGGGGTGTTTTGACCCTGAAAGAGAGACGTGGAATATATACCTTGATGATGATTCTTCAGGATTTAGCGGAGAGGGAGTGTTAAACCTCTATGTTGATTCAAAGCATCAATTGTGGGTTGGTACCAATAAGGCACTGAACTTCCACACGAAACGAGATACGTTTATCCCATATTATGCTCATTCAAAAGAAGCCCTACCTGTTACTGCCATAACTGAGGGTAGAAAAGGCTTCTTATGGATTGGTACCGCTTCTGGAAAACTCTATCGATTCTACCCCCAAGAGGAAAAATTTGAAGAAGTTCCCCTAAAAGAGAAGGGAGAAGATGTTTCTATTCATGCCATTTCAGGCCTTTACGAAGATATCTTTGAAGATGTGTGGATAGCTACTGATGGCGGAGGTTTACTGCGTTTTGACCGTGCAACGGAAGAGGCCCTTGTCTATCGTCATGAGCAAAATAATCCCAGGGCTTTGCGGGACAATAAAATACTCTCTATACACGGAGACAGAAAAGATACAATCTTTCTGGGAGACCTCACTGGCATCGTCTGGTTGGGAACCCACTCCAAAGGCATTGAAAAATTTCATTTGAAACGTCCCTTTCAGAGATATAACGGTAAATCTTTTCTTCTTCGTGAAGTTGCAGGAGATAATGTCTATGCCATCTATAAAGAAGGGTACGATAATCTCTGGATAGGAACATTTGGAAATGGAGTGAAGCTTATTTCCAAGGAAGGTGAAACACAACATTTTCTATCAGATATAGATGATGAGCATAGTCTTGCGAGCAATAGGGTCTTTTCTATTTTTCAAGACAAAGCAGGCGACATATGGATAGGAACTGACAGAGGACTCTGTCGTTATAACAAGGTAGATAGCAATTTTACGACTTATGAAAATACTCTTTTCCCGTCTTCATTTGGGGGATCGAATAAGATCACGACACTTTTAGAAGATTTTAAAGGTACCTTTTGGGTAGGAACATCAGAAGGTCTCTATCGTTTCGTTAGAAAAGCAGGCCTTTTTGAAGCCATTCCCTGGTCAGCAGACGAAGCTTCGTATTTAAGAGAGGATATCATATCGTGTCTTTTTGAAGACAGCCGCCATAATTTATGGATAGGAACATCAAATAACGGCTTCTTTAGAATTAACCCCGTTGAAGGCAGAGTAGAACACTATGTAAATGATCCTCTTAATTCCAAGAGTCTTCCTGCCAATCGGATCTTCTCTATTTATGAAGATAGAGAGGGCGTTTTTTGGCTGGGCACAGATGTGGGGTTATGCCAATTCGACGAAACCAGCAAAAAATTTCTGCTCTTAACAAAAGAAGATGGATTTAGGGGAGATTCGATTCGAGGCATTTTGGAAGATAACTACCGCAACTTATGGATAAGTACGAACAATGGACTTTCTTGTTATGACATCAGAATGAATACGGTAAGAAACTACAATCTTGGGGATGGCCTTCAAGCAAAAGAGTTTAATGCCTCAGCGACCTTTAAGGATTCTTTTGGCCGAATGTATTTTGGTGGTATCAACGGATGTAACAGCTTTTTTTCAACAGATGTCTGGGAAAATTCTCATGTGCCGCCTATTGTTATTAATGAGGTTCTTGTAATGAACAAGCCAGTTCAGCCTTTTTGGGCTGCGGGAGGAAGACGACGGGTTATATTAAATTATAGCGATAAATTTCTTTCAATAGACTTTTCGGCTCTTGACTATACACACCCTGAGTCTAACCAATATCGCTACAAACTTGAAGGGCTAGATAGAGATTGGGTCAATGCTGGAAACAGGCACTTTGCTTATTATACTAACCTCCCTCCGGGGGAATATACTTTTCGAGTTGTAGGTTCAAATAATAATGGAGTGTGGAATCAGGATGGAACGGAACTCGACATTGAGGTAATCCCTCCTCTTTGGAAGACGCCTCTCGCTTATACTGGATATGGCTTTCTCCTTCTCGCTTTACTCTGGTTTATTCGAAAATATCTTATGAACAGGCAGGAAAAAGAGACGGAGCAGCGGCTACGTATTGTAACGGAACGAACAAATGAACAATTACGTTTTATAAATAAAAAACTTGAGGAAGCTCGAAATCATGAAGAAACATATCGAAATCAATTGCGAAGCCTCGCCTCTGCTCTTTCTATGGCCGAAGAAAAAGAGAGACGTAGAATAGCGGAAGTAGTTCACGATTCCATAGGTCAGAATTTAGCCTTAACAAAGATTCGACTGGCATTGCTTCAAGAGGGAATAAACGATGATTCTCAAAAAGACGAAGTGACGGCAATACTGTCTTCTCTTGAGGAATCTATCAAGAGCACTCGAACACTCACTTTCGAGTTAGGCTCCCCTATCTTATATCGTTTGGGATTTGCTGCATCAGTAGAGTGGCTTGCCGAAAAGATGCAGGAAAACTACAGTCTAAGTATCTTATATGAAAACCAGGGGTTACCAGAAGAAATGAGCGATGATTTAAAGGCATTTTTATTCAGGGCCCTTCATGAATTGTTGCTTAATGTTGCTAAACACTCTGGTGCTGATAAGGCGTATGTTAAAACGTCGTATTCTGGAAAGATGATTCGGATGACAGTCTGTGACGAAGGAAGAGGTTTTGATACGCATAATATAGATGAAGGAATAACCAATAAGCAGTCATTTGGGCTTTTTAGCTTGAGAGAACGACTCTGTTCTCTGGGAGGCTATATGATTATTAAGTCAAAGGAAAACAAAGGGGTACGAATCACCCTTTTTGTGCCGGCTGATTCCTTTAATGTATAG
- a CDS encoding response regulator transcription factor gives MAIRVLLADDHQIVREGLRLLLSRHPEIEVIAEAKDGSETVALAESLRPDIVVMDIKMPVMDGIEATEEIQKRASGTKVVALSMYADRNFISEMFKAGAKGFLLKDCASSELVEAVKTVYNDRVYLGPSVSDIVAKMYIHFVQQGSSPNEEKLTTREREVLMYLAEGKTNREIADLLHVSIKTVGTHRQNLMRKLGLETIADLVKYAIRKGLVSPSQH, from the coding sequence ATGGCAATACGGGTTTTACTTGCAGATGATCATCAGATTGTACGTGAAGGCTTGCGGCTTCTCTTAAGCAGACATCCTGAAATAGAAGTTATAGCTGAAGCCAAGGATGGTTCAGAGACAGTTGCTCTTGCGGAATCTTTACGCCCCGACATTGTTGTTATGGATATTAAAATGCCTGTAATGGACGGTATTGAGGCAACCGAAGAAATTCAAAAAAGGGCTTCAGGAACAAAGGTTGTTGCTTTGTCTATGTATGCTGATAGAAACTTTATTTCTGAGATGTTTAAAGCTGGCGCAAAAGGATTTTTATTGAAGGATTGTGCTTCCTCCGAGTTGGTTGAAGCTGTTAAAACAGTTTATAATGACCGGGTGTATCTTGGCCCGAGTGTATCAGACATCGTTGCAAAAATGTACATTCATTTTGTTCAGCAAGGTTCCTCTCCGAATGAAGAAAAATTGACAACGAGAGAGCGGGAAGTGTTGATGTATCTTGCAGAAGGCAAAACGAACAGAGAAATAGCCGATTTGCTTCATGTAAGCATTAAAACGGTAGGAACCCACAGACAGAACCTTATGCGAAAATTAGGGCTTGAAACTATAGCTGATCTGGTAAAATATGCTATTCGAAAGGGGCTCGTTTCTCCGAGTCAGCACTAG
- a CDS encoding dicarboxylate/amino acid:cation symporter: MQEKKKKLGLLPRLIIAIILGIIIGSFMPEVVIRVLATFNGIFGNFLGFVIPLIIVGFVAPGIGDLGKSAGKILLVTVVLAYVSTLIAGSLAYGVDSIIFPNIIKEGSMLASASNPGEALLAPYFKVEMPPLMGVMSALLIAFTLGIGMAVIDGKRLNEVMHEFQNIIEKLISAIIIPLLPVHICGIFANMTQAGEVQMLMAVFLKVYVVIIALHVAIILLQYFVAGTVAKTNPFKAIKNMIPAYLTAIGTQSSAATIPVTLRQTLQNNVSPRVAQFVIPLCATIHLSGSTITLTSCALAVMMLHGMPFSFATMFPFIIMLGVTMVAAPGVPGGAVMAALGVLESMLHFNPTMLSLMIALYLAQDSFGTACNITGDGAIALIVNKIAGKESTSTSSSSSTMTTSTSTSTSGAYTE, from the coding sequence ATGCAGGAAAAGAAAAAAAAGCTAGGTCTTCTTCCACGTCTTATCATCGCTATTATTTTAGGTATTATAATCGGTTCTTTTATGCCTGAAGTGGTGATAAGGGTTTTAGCTACGTTTAATGGGATTTTTGGTAACTTTTTGGGCTTTGTTATTCCTCTTATCATTGTTGGATTTGTGGCTCCTGGTATTGGCGACTTGGGGAAGAGTGCCGGTAAAATTTTGTTAGTTACCGTGGTGCTTGCCTATGTTTCAACTCTTATAGCAGGTTCTTTAGCTTATGGAGTTGATTCAATCATTTTCCCCAATATCATAAAGGAGGGCAGTATGCTGGCATCGGCATCAAACCCTGGAGAAGCGCTTCTTGCTCCCTATTTCAAAGTTGAAATGCCGCCACTCATGGGGGTTATGAGTGCCTTGCTCATTGCCTTCACGTTGGGTATTGGTATGGCCGTTATTGATGGGAAACGTCTTAATGAAGTAATGCACGAGTTCCAGAATATTATAGAGAAGCTTATCAGTGCCATTATTATTCCTCTTCTTCCTGTACATATTTGCGGTATCTTTGCCAATATGACCCAGGCTGGTGAAGTTCAGATGTTAATGGCAGTTTTCCTCAAAGTGTATGTGGTTATTATCGCTCTTCACGTTGCTATTATTCTTTTACAGTATTTTGTGGCTGGTACAGTAGCAAAGACCAACCCGTTCAAAGCTATTAAAAACATGATTCCTGCCTATTTGACAGCTATCGGAACACAATCTTCCGCAGCTACAATTCCCGTGACGTTAAGACAGACGTTACAGAATAATGTGTCTCCACGTGTTGCGCAGTTTGTTATTCCTTTGTGTGCTACAATTCACCTTTCAGGAAGTACAATAACGTTAACGAGTTGCGCATTGGCCGTCATGATGCTTCATGGAATGCCCTTTTCCTTTGCGACAATGTTCCCCTTTATCATCATGCTTGGCGTAACAATGGTTGCCGCTCCTGGAGTACCGGGCGGTGCTGTTATGGCAGCTCTGGGGGTGCTTGAATCAATGCTTCACTTCAATCCCACTATGCTTTCGCTTATGATCGCACTCTATCTGGCACAGGATAGTTTTGGCACGGCATGTAATATCACAGGTGATGGAGCCATCGCTTTGATTGTAAATAAGATTGCAGGTAAAGAATCAACATCAACGTCGTCATCGTCATCAACTATGACGACGTCAACGTCGACGTCAACGTCAGGAGCATATACAGAATAA
- a CDS encoding L-threonine 3-dehydrogenase codes for MKNILVTGCLGQIGTELVKKLRSQYGAAHVVGSDIKTAGVEKLGDGPFEILDVRESDALANLVEKYNIDTVMHLAGLLSAVGEMKPQLAWQINAGGLFNTLEIAREKGCSVFFPSSIAAFGPNTPLDHTPQDTIQRPTTMYGITKVAGELLCDYYHKKYNLDTRGVRFPGLISYETEPGGGTTDYAVEIYYKAVTDKHYDSFIAAGTYMDMMYMPDAIDAVIQLMEADSSRLKHRNAFNISAMSFDPEEIAASIRKFMPNFTFGYNVDPVRQSIAESWPNSLDVSAAHEEWGFNPLYDLDKMTKDMLVHLEEKLLKKAK; via the coding sequence GTGAAAAACATTTTAGTTACAGGGTGTTTGGGACAAATTGGAACAGAGTTAGTTAAAAAGTTACGTTCACAGTATGGAGCTGCTCATGTTGTAGGTTCAGACATTAAGACAGCAGGTGTGGAAAAACTCGGCGATGGCCCCTTCGAAATTCTTGACGTTCGAGAGAGCGATGCTCTTGCCAATCTTGTGGAAAAATATAATATAGATACCGTTATGCACTTGGCAGGTCTTCTTTCGGCTGTTGGAGAAATGAAACCTCAGCTTGCCTGGCAAATAAATGCAGGTGGACTTTTTAATACTTTGGAAATTGCAAGAGAAAAAGGGTGTTCTGTATTTTTCCCAAGTTCCATTGCGGCCTTTGGGCCTAATACCCCTCTTGATCACACGCCACAAGATACAATCCAGCGGCCAACAACTATGTATGGCATTACAAAAGTGGCGGGAGAACTTCTTTGTGATTACTATCATAAAAAATATAATCTCGATACACGAGGAGTGCGTTTCCCCGGCCTTATTTCTTATGAAACGGAACCAGGTGGAGGAACAACGGATTATGCGGTAGAAATTTACTATAAAGCTGTAACAGATAAACATTATGATTCTTTTATTGCGGCAGGCACCTATATGGACATGATGTATATGCCAGATGCCATTGATGCAGTAATACAGCTTATGGAAGCGGATTCATCACGACTGAAGCACCGTAATGCTTTTAATATTTCTGCTATGAGTTTTGACCCTGAAGAAATAGCTGCCTCTATCAGAAAGTTTATGCCCAATTTTACGTTTGGATATAATGTGGACCCTGTTCGTCAATCTATAGCCGAATCGTGGCCTAACTCTCTTGATGTGAGTGCGGCCCATGAAGAGTGGGGATTTAACCCTCTATATGATCTTGATAAGATGACGAAAGATATGTTGGTTCACTTAGAGGAGAAACTTCTTAAAAAAGCAAAATAA
- a CDS encoding glycine C-acetyltransferase, whose amino-acid sequence MTVQKAFITEELERLKREGLYTNIPVISSPQGAWVEMNGKKYLSCCSNNYLGFCNDSALKEAVKKYVDTWGVGPGAVRTIAGTLALHLELEKKLAEFKGTEATMLLQSGFCANLAAIPTLVNKNDLIFSDELNHASIIDGCRLSRAEIVRFKHADPKDLDVQLTKYDKHDCHKLVITDGVFSMDGDIAPLPELVEVAEKHGAMIMVDDAHGEGVLGRGGRGIVDHFNLHGRVDVEVGTLSKAFGVVGGFVAGNADVIDYMRQKARPNLFSSAMTVPDLAANMAALEELSKSEDRVKRLWENGRYLKEGLKNMGFDIGHSETPITPVIIGEALDAKKFSARLFEEGIFASAITFPTVPMGTARIRVMVSAAHTREDLDFALEKFQLVGEEMKIISSSR is encoded by the coding sequence ATGACGGTACAAAAAGCTTTTATTACGGAAGAACTCGAAAGATTGAAGCGGGAAGGTTTATATACGAATATTCCTGTAATTTCCAGTCCCCAAGGAGCCTGGGTCGAAATGAACGGGAAGAAATATCTTTCTTGCTGCTCTAATAACTATTTGGGCTTTTGTAACGATTCGGCTCTTAAAGAAGCTGTAAAGAAATATGTTGATACATGGGGAGTTGGTCCGGGAGCAGTTCGGACAATAGCCGGAACATTAGCTCTTCATCTTGAACTTGAAAAGAAGTTGGCGGAATTTAAAGGAACCGAAGCGACAATGTTGCTTCAATCTGGCTTTTGCGCCAATCTCGCAGCTATTCCAACACTTGTTAATAAAAACGATCTTATTTTTAGCGACGAGTTGAATCACGCGTCTATTATTGATGGATGCCGTTTAAGCAGGGCAGAAATTGTACGCTTTAAACATGCGGATCCCAAAGACCTTGATGTTCAGCTGACGAAATATGATAAACATGATTGCCATAAGCTTGTTATTACAGATGGTGTCTTCTCTATGGACGGAGACATTGCTCCTCTGCCAGAACTTGTTGAAGTAGCAGAAAAACATGGTGCCATGATTATGGTTGATGATGCCCATGGAGAAGGAGTTCTTGGTCGAGGCGGACGAGGGATAGTTGATCATTTTAATCTTCACGGTCGAGTAGATGTAGAAGTCGGAACGCTCTCAAAGGCTTTTGGTGTTGTTGGAGGATTTGTAGCGGGTAATGCGGATGTTATTGACTATATGCGTCAAAAAGCTCGCCCCAATCTTTTCAGCAGCGCTATGACAGTTCCCGATCTTGCAGCAAATATGGCAGCTCTTGAAGAGCTCTCAAAGAGCGAAGATCGAGTGAAACGTCTGTGGGAGAATGGTCGCTATCTTAAAGAGGGCTTGAAGAATATGGGATTCGATATCGGACATAGCGAAACTCCGATTACCCCGGTTATTATTGGAGAAGCTCTTGATGCAAAGAAGTTTAGTGCCCGACTTTTTGAAGAGGGAATATTTGCCAGTGCCATTACGTTCCCCACGGTACCTATGGGAACAGCTCGTATTCGAGTGATGGTCTCGGCTGCACATACACGAGAAGATCTTGATTTTGCCCTTGAGAAATTTCAGCTTGTTGGGGAGGAAATGAAGATCATTTCATCATCAAGATAG